Proteins encoded in a region of the Methanofollis tationis genome:
- a CDS encoding putative ATP-dependent zinc protease, producing MEPADLLRDLAFLKAEKDLAARFGLPSEALLPLIFSLRFGGDWSYALEDLRTVSVMKKTSVYDEETKLGSSLEEIYLLANPAITEREGTVRRLEKCGDQPTRLLVERPYRVRARADRILKMTIDPRAGEIRVEDLDRREICFEGSPAYGIAHEIEHLEKKEIAGRDLSELRFV from the coding sequence ATGGAGCCTGCCGATCTCTTAAGAGACCTTGCCTTCCTCAAGGCCGAGAAGGACCTTGCCGCACGGTTCGGCCTCCCCTCCGAGGCCCTCCTCCCGCTCATCTTCTCGCTCAGGTTCGGGGGCGACTGGAGTTACGCCCTCGAGGATCTCAGGACCGTGTCGGTGATGAAGAAGACGTCGGTGTACGACGAGGAGACGAAACTGGGCTCCTCCCTGGAGGAGATCTATCTCCTTGCAAACCCGGCGATCACGGAGAGGGAGGGGACTGTCCGCAGGCTCGAAAAATGCGGAGACCAGCCCACCCGCCTCCTTGTGGAACGGCCGTACCGGGTCAGGGCCAGGGCAGACCGGATCCTGAAGATGACGATCGACCCCCGTGCCGGAGAGATCAGGGTCGAGGATCTCGACAGAAGGGAGATCTGCTTCGAGGGCTCACCCGCATACGGCATCGCCCACGAAATCGAGCACCTGGAGAAGAAAGAGATCGCGGGAAGGGACCTGAGCGAGCTCAGGTTCGTCTGA
- a CDS encoding UbiA family prenyltransferase: protein MTPTIAAKLRAAAELIRLDLALGAGFFFVAGEVLAVGGLPPVHLVVAGFLTLFFISGSANISNDYFDRDVDRINLPSRPLPSGRISVTELWILFSLFTAAGMIGAALLGPLVLALVVLFWCIALAYNIRLKDAGFAGNLVVAACIGMTIILGAIAVGTVNGVVLTFAALAFFFDLGLEVAADAMDVKGDERRSSRSLAHRWGRASALRVSAVWLTIFFLVTPVPFLMGWLVYDYLLLIAVTDLWMIYCTVHLVMSPTIEEGRRQIRRLYLTWGLFVIVFTLTRLL from the coding sequence ATGACGCCGACCATCGCCGCGAAACTCCGCGCCGCCGCCGAACTCATCCGCCTGGATCTCGCACTTGGAGCCGGTTTTTTCTTCGTTGCCGGCGAGGTGCTCGCCGTCGGGGGTTTGCCGCCGGTGCACCTGGTGGTCGCCGGGTTTCTGACGCTGTTCTTCATCTCCGGGTCGGCGAACATCTCCAACGATTATTTCGACCGGGATGTCGATAGGATCAACCTGCCGTCACGGCCCCTTCCCTCCGGGCGGATCTCCGTCACTGAACTCTGGATCCTCTTTTCCCTGTTCACTGCGGCCGGGATGATCGGCGCTGCACTTCTCGGGCCGCTCGTGCTGGCGCTGGTCGTTCTCTTCTGGTGTATCGCCCTGGCCTACAACATCAGACTCAAGGACGCGGGTTTTGCCGGCAACCTCGTCGTGGCGGCCTGTATCGGGATGACCATCATCCTCGGGGCAATAGCGGTCGGGACGGTGAACGGGGTGGTCCTGACCTTTGCGGCGCTGGCATTTTTCTTTGACCTCGGCCTGGAGGTCGCCGCCGATGCCATGGATGTAAAGGGCGACGAGCGGCGGTCCTCGCGGAGCCTCGCACACCGATGGGGCCGGGCCTCCGCGCTGCGGGTGTCCGCCGTATGGTTGACGATCTTTTTTCTGGTGACGCCGGTGCCGTTCCTGATGGGCTGGCTCGTTTACGATTATCTGCTCCTTATTGCCGTGACCGATCTCTGGATGATCTATTGCACCGTGCACCTGGTGATGAGCCCGACGATAGAAGAGGGACGACGCCAGATCAGGCGGCTGTACCTCACCTGGGGGCTGTTCGTGATTGTGTTCACCCTCACGCGGCTCCTGTGA
- a CDS encoding PaaI family thioesterase has protein sequence MAPSDIEEKGREFFAADSFARENGLELVAVSPGRATVSMRVAVRHRNSHGTVHGGALFTLADGAFALASNSHGIDATAINAHITYMTAAKDGVLTAEAEEFALNPKLASYTVTITDEEGRKIAIFQGMVYRRTPRP, from the coding sequence ATGGCACCATCCGATATAGAAGAAAAAGGCCGGGAGTTCTTCGCCGCCGATTCATTCGCAAGGGAGAACGGTCTTGAACTTGTCGCGGTTTCCCCCGGGCGGGCCACGGTCTCGATGCGGGTCGCTGTTCGTCACAGGAACAGCCACGGGACGGTCCATGGCGGCGCTCTCTTCACTCTTGCCGATGGTGCGTTTGCACTTGCATCCAACTCCCACGGGATCGATGCTACGGCGATAAATGCCCATATCACCTATATGACCGCTGCAAAGGACGGGGTTCTTACGGCCGAGGCTGAGGAGTTCGCGCTCAACCCGAAACTTGCCTCTTATACCGTCACCATCACCGATGAGGAGGGAAGAAAGATCGCCATCTTCCAGGGTATGGTCTACCGGAGGACACCCCGGCCTTAA
- the rsgA gene encoding GTPase RsgA, producing the protein MNQSTSWCGDPHRPVLEALGWTEEHDAAFSKYTGPYVPGRVACRQKTVWEVLVDGGSVTAGLSGALRKLGRFPAVGDFVVVLDQREAGTSTIVDILPQKTRFARASPGLEGADQVIAANIDTVFIVTAAGHDLNARRIERYLAIAHASGACPVVVINKSDLADDPASLADDLASVAPGIPVIPISAVSGEGIDRLGPYLLPRSTVALIGSSGVGKSTLINRLMGGQVQETSHTRASDDRGRHTTTVRQLFVLNGGALMIDNPGLREDGIGRHRRYLPGYPRTGRRVPVLGLPPRTGAGVCGAGGRAGGIPLCSAAGEFPPARPGTRIRTG; encoded by the coding sequence ATGAACCAGTCCACTTCCTGGTGCGGAGACCCGCATCGCCCTGTGCTCGAAGCCCTCGGCTGGACGGAAGAGCACGACGCTGCATTCTCAAAGTACACCGGGCCGTATGTGCCTGGCCGGGTGGCCTGCCGGCAGAAGACCGTATGGGAGGTGCTCGTCGACGGCGGGTCGGTCACGGCCGGGCTCTCCGGGGCGCTGCGGAAACTCGGCCGTTTTCCCGCTGTCGGGGATTTCGTCGTGGTGCTCGACCAGCGTGAGGCCGGCACCTCGACGATCGTTGATATTCTCCCGCAAAAGACCCGCTTTGCACGGGCGAGTCCCGGACTGGAAGGCGCCGACCAGGTCATCGCGGCGAATATCGATACGGTCTTCATCGTCACGGCCGCCGGTCATGACCTCAACGCCCGCCGGATCGAACGCTACCTGGCGATCGCCCACGCATCAGGCGCCTGCCCGGTCGTCGTGATCAACAAATCCGATCTGGCTGACGACCCCGCCTCGCTCGCCGACGACCTTGCTTCGGTCGCCCCCGGCATACCGGTCATTCCCATCAGCGCCGTGAGCGGGGAGGGGATCGACCGGCTCGGGCCGTACCTCCTGCCGCGGAGCACGGTCGCCCTCATCGGTTCGTCGGGCGTCGGCAAGTCCACCCTGATCAACCGGCTCATGGGCGGTCAGGTGCAGGAGACCTCGCATACCCGGGCCTCTGACGACCGGGGGCGGCACACCACGACCGTCCGCCAGCTCTTCGTCCTGAACGGCGGGGCCCTGATGATCGACAACCCGGGCCTGCGGGAGGACGGCATCGGCCGGCATCGCCGATACCTTCCCGGATATCCTCGAACTGGCCGAAGGGTGCCGGTTCTCGGACTGCCGCCACGAACGGGAGCCGGGGTGTGCGGTGCAGGCGGCCGTGCGGGAGGGATCCCTCTCTGCAGCGCGGCTGGAGAGTTTCCACCGGCTCGTCCGGGAACTCGAATTCGAACGGGATAA